One window from the genome of Amaranthus tricolor cultivar Red isolate AtriRed21 chromosome 9, ASM2621246v1, whole genome shotgun sequence encodes:
- the LOC130824361 gene encoding protein HEADING DATE REPRESSOR 1 isoform X1, producing MGEANINNNHNSNTNNDNFIRKEAISGGYVDGFSSNRASWRSRKNPASSMNVRKPRDERMFESPTKQGIPGAEEEKTLDSTPPAAVLSERRKALFEPLEPIDNISRKRPSNESLLPPPDFDSTTYPKGWLIGKKRKLVNVDVVESMRRIAVQEMNRKDREIDGLAEQLDEDSRVLEHLQMQLLEEKRKRADVERENTMLQDQINMLMNMLQENEAAEEENTDEP from the exons ATGGGAGAagcaaatattaataataatcataatagtaatactaataatgataattttatAAGAAAAGAGGCAATAAGTGGGGGTtatgttgatgggttttcttCTAATCGTGCTTCCTGGCGATCTCGGAAAAACCCAG CAAGCTCAATGAATGTGCGCAAGCCAAGAGATGAACGAATGTTTGAATCACCAACAAAACAGGGAATTCCCGGAGCAGAAGAGGAGAAGACATTGGACTCAACTCCCCCAGCTGCTGTTCTCTCAGAACGAAGAAAGGCTCTTTTTGAACCACTAGAACCCATTGATAATATCTCAAGGAAACGACCCTCAAATGAGAGCTTACTTCCTCCTCCAGATTTCGACTCAACAACGTATCCTAAGGGCTGGTTGATAGGTAAGAAGCGTAAGCTGGTAAATGTTGACGTTGTCGAGAGCATGAGGAGGATTGCCGTTCAAGAAATGAACCGCAAG GATCGTGAAATTGATGGGTTAGCTGAGCAACTGGACGAAGATTCTCGAGTTCTAGAACATCTACAAATGCAGCTTCTAGAAGAAAAACGAAAGCGGGCTGATGTCGAAAGGGAAAATACAATGCTGCAGGATCAAATCAACATGTTGATGAACATGTTGCAGGAAAATGAAGCTGCTGAGGAGGAAAATACAGATGAGCCTTAG
- the LOC130824361 gene encoding protein HEADING DATE REPRESSOR 1 isoform X2: MLMGFLLIVLPGDLGKTQGIPGAEEEKTLDSTPPAAVLSERRKALFEPLEPIDNISRKRPSNESLLPPPDFDSTTYPKGWLIGKKRKLVNVDVVESMRRIAVQEMNRKDREIDGLAEQLDEDSRVLEHLQMQLLEEKRKRADVERENTMLQDQINMLMNMLQENEAAEEENTDEP; the protein is encoded by the exons atgttgatgggttttcttCTAATCGTGCTTCCTGGCGATCTCGGAAAAACCCAG GGAATTCCCGGAGCAGAAGAGGAGAAGACATTGGACTCAACTCCCCCAGCTGCTGTTCTCTCAGAACGAAGAAAGGCTCTTTTTGAACCACTAGAACCCATTGATAATATCTCAAGGAAACGACCCTCAAATGAGAGCTTACTTCCTCCTCCAGATTTCGACTCAACAACGTATCCTAAGGGCTGGTTGATAGGTAAGAAGCGTAAGCTGGTAAATGTTGACGTTGTCGAGAGCATGAGGAGGATTGCCGTTCAAGAAATGAACCGCAAG GATCGTGAAATTGATGGGTTAGCTGAGCAACTGGACGAAGATTCTCGAGTTCTAGAACATCTACAAATGCAGCTTCTAGAAGAAAAACGAAAGCGGGCTGATGTCGAAAGGGAAAATACAATGCTGCAGGATCAAATCAACATGTTGATGAACATGTTGCAGGAAAATGAAGCTGCTGAGGAGGAAAATACAGATGAGCCTTAG